The window GCTCACGGAGGGGTTGTCGGGGCAGTTCGCGGTGCTGCTGCTGTGTCTGGTGTTGATGCCGAACGCGGCGGTGTGGGGGACGGCGTATTCCCTAGGGCCCGGGTTCTCGCTGGGCGCGGGGCATGTCGTGGGGCCGCTGTCCTCTTCGCCCGCCTCGCTGTTGCCGCCGTTTCCCTTGCTGGCGGCGGTGCCGGAGGCCGGGGCGGGGGCGCCGGTGAACTGGGCGGCGGGGGTGGTGCCGGTGGTGGCCGGGGTGACGGTGGGGTGGTTTGTGGGGCGGGCGGGGGGCGAGGGGCCGGTGTGGTCGCGGGGGCGGACCGCTGGGGTGGCCTTGGTGGCGGCGGTGCTGTGTGCGGTTGCCGTGGCGGGGTTGGGCGCGATGGCGGGTGGGGCGCTGGGGGTGGGGGCGCTTGCCGGGTTCGGGCCGGTGTGGTGGCAGGTGGGGGTGGCGGCGTTGGCTTGGGGTGTGGGGGTGGGGGTGCCTGTGGCGGTGGGGGTGCGGGGGTGGCGGTGCCGGGGGGTGGAGCCTGGGGTGCGGGTCGGAAGGCCGCGGGTGGGAGAGGCCGGGGAAGAGGGGGTGGCCGAGGAAGAGGGCGGCGTGGCCGGGCGGCGCTGGTTCTTGCGGCGGAAGGACTCTGGGGCGAGGTCGGGGGAGGGTGTCGAGAAGGCTGCGTACAGCGAGGACGACGGGAGCTTTGAGCCGTACGACTTTCTGCCGGCCGAGCCGGTGCCCTGGCCGGGGGATGACGCGGCGCGGGAAGCCCGGTGGGCGGCGCTACGGGAGGCGTCGGGCCGGGGGGACGCCCCGGAGGCCCCATGATTCCGCCCCCGCCGCCCCTACCCATTCCCATCCCTGGGGGCTGCCGCCCCCAGACCCCCGCTGTCGGCCCTGAAGGGGCCTCGTCCTCAAACGCCGGACGGGCTGGGGGTGGCTGGGCTGCGTCGGCCCCAGCGGGTGGGGTGGGGATTGGGGATGGCCACGGCCTCGTCCGCAAGCTCCGGACGGGCTGGGGGTGGCTGGGCTGCGTCGGCCCCAGCGGGTGGGTGGGGGGTAGGGATGGCCACGGCCTCGTCCTCAAACGCCGGACGGGCTGTAACGACAAACTCAGCCGTTGACCCCCAGCACCCCCCTCAACTCCTCCGGCAGCAAGTCGTTGCACGCCTGCTTCGCCTCATTCGTGAGGGCGTCGTTCGTGCAGGTGTAGTAGTCGCTGTACACCAGCTTCGCCGTGAAGCCCGCTGCTACCAGGGCGATGGCCAAGGAGGCCGTGACCAGGCCGCTTACCGCTGCTGTGGTTTGCGGGCGGCCGGGGTTCTGGGGGGCCGGGGTGTCGGGGTCGGGGGTGCGGGGCTTGGCTCTGAGGGCGGTGATGCCCCAGTACAGGGCGAGCGCGCCGAGCAGCAGGGCGACGTACGGCCAGTTGAACAGGGCGAAGAAGAAGGCCCACATACCGCAGAGCAGGGCGTAGCGCGCGCGGCGCTGGGCCGGGTCCGTCGGGTCCCAGCGCATGTTCGTACCGGGGCCGCCGTTGCCGCTCGGGCCCTCGGGGCCCGCACCCGGGCGCTCGCCGAAGCCCCCGGACGAGCGACCGGGCTGGCGGTCGCTCCACTGGCTGCCCCAGGGCGAGCCCTGGTCGCCGTTGCCGGAGTCGCCTTCTCCCGACGCCGGGCGGCGCGGCTTCCACGGGCGGTCCGGGGTGCCCTCCGGCGGCGGCGCGAACGGGTTGTCGTCCTTGGACGAACCGGTGTTCTCGCGCTCATCGCCGTCCGGCGGCGAGGCGGGCCGCTCGCGCAGCAGCACGCCATGGCGCTCCCCTCCCTGCACCGACTGCGGGGGGAGCGTGAGGAGTCGCAGGCTGCGGTCCGGCATCAAGTGAGCGTCTTCCCCTTGGTGATTACGGCTGACTATTGCTGGCGGCACCAGGTCCGTCACCTTGTGAACGCACCGTCCACCAACGGCGTTCCCGACCCGGCCCCTCCCAGACGCTACCTTCCGGCCACGCCCCCGTCCCGTGGGGGCTGCCCGGTGTGCCGGTATCGTTGCTGACGGTCGGCCGCTTCGTAGGCTTCCCCGTATCCGGGGGCGCGAAGCATTCGTACGAACGTACAGGCGGCGAGCGTGCCCGGCCACCGTACCGACGCACCCCCGAGAAAGGCCCCCGCTGTGGCTGTCAAGCGCCTTGTCGTGCTGGTCTCCGGATCCGGCACCAACCTCCAGGCGCTGCTCGACGCCATCGCCGCCACCGGCATCGAGGCCTACGGCGCCGAGATCGTGGCCGTGGGCGCCGACCGCGAGGGCATCGAGGGGCTGGCCCGCGCCGAGCGCTCCGGGATCCCCACCTTCGTGCGAAAGGTCAAGGACTTCGGCAGCCGCGAGGAGTGGGACGCGGCGCTCGCCGAGGCAGTCGCCGAGTACGAGCCCGACCTCGTCGTCTCCGCGGGGTTCATGAAGATCGTCGGCAAGGAATTCCTCGCGCGCTTCGGCGGCCGGTTCGTCAATACGCACCCCGCCCTGCTGCCCAGTTTTCCCGGCGCCCACGGCGTCCGTGACGCGCTCGCGTACGGCGCCAAGGTCACCGGCTGCACCGTCCACTTCGTCGACGACGGCGTCGACACCGGACCGATCATCGCGCAGGGCGTGGTCGAGGTCCGGAACGAGGACGACGAGAGCGCTCTGCACGAGCGCATCAAGGAAGTCGAGCGCAGGCTGCTCGTCGAGGTCGTGGGGCGGCTCGCCCGCAACGGCTATCGCATTGAGGGACGAAAGGTAGTTATCCAGTGACCGCCACCGCCGAGAGCAACAAGCGGGCCATTCGCCGGGCGCTTGTCAGCGTCTACGACAAGACCGGGCTCGAAGAGCTCGCGCGCGGGCTGCACGAGGCGGGCGTGGAGCTCGTCTCCACCGGGTCCACCGCCTCCCGTATCGCCGCCGCCGGCGTCCCCGTCACCAAGGTCGAGGAGCTCACCGGCTTCCCCGAGTGCCTGGACGGCCGCGTCAAGACGCTGCACCCGAAGGTCCACGCGGGCATCCTCGCCGACCTGCGGCTGGAGAGCCACCGGCAGCAGCTCGACGAGCTGGGCGTGGCGCCGTTCGACCTCGTGGTCGTCAACCTCTACCCCTTCAGCGAAACCGTCGCCTCCGGGGCCTCCCCCGACGAGTGCGTCGAGCAGATCGACATCGGCGGGCCCTCCATGGTGCGCGCCGCCGCCAAGAACCACCCGTCCGTGGCGGTGGTCACCAGCCCCGTGCGGTACGCCGACGTCCTCACCGCGGTCCGCGAGGGCGGCTTCGACCTCGCCGCCCGCAAGCGGCTGGCCGCCGAGGCGTTCCGGCACACCGCCGAGTACGACGTGGCGGTCGCCGGCTGGTTCCTCGGGGAGTACGCCGGTGACGGCGAGGAGTTCCCGAGCTTCCTCGGGGTGACGTACGAGCGCAAGCAGGTGCTGCGGTACGGCGAGAACCCGCACCAGCCGGCCGCCCTCTACACAGGCGGCTGCGGCGGCCTCGCCGAGGCCGAGCAGCTGCACGGCAAGGAGATGTCGTACAACAACTACACGGACACGGACGCCGCCCGCCGTGCCGCGTACGACCACGACGAGCCCTGTGTCGCGATCATCAAGCACGCCAACCCCTGCGGCATCGCGATCGGCGCGGACGTCGCCGAGGCGCACCGCAAGGCGCATGCCTGTGACCCGCTGTCGGCGTTCGGCGGCGTGATCGCCGTCAACCGCCCGGTGTCGAAGGAGATGGCCGAGCAGGTCGCCGAGATCTTCACCGAGGTCATCGTCGCGCCGGACTACGAAGAGGGCGCTCTCGAAGCCCTCGCCAAGAAGAAGAACATCCGCGTGCTGCGCTGCCCCGAGGTGCCGCAGCCGCCCGCCGAGTTCCGCCCGATCGACGGTGGCGGCCTCGCCCAGGTGACGGACGTCTTCCAGGCCGAGGGCGACAACCCCGCCAACTGGACCCTGGCGACCGGCGAAGCGCTCTCCGAGTCGGAGCTGGCCGAACTGGCCTTCGCCTGGAAGGCCTGCCGCGCCGTCAAGTCCAACGCCATCCTCCTCGCCAAGGGCGGCGCCTCGGTCGGCGTCGGCATGGGCCAGGTCAACCGCGTCGACTCCGCGAAGCTGGCGGTGGAGCGGGCGGGCGCCGAGCGCGCCCAGGGCTCGTACGCCGCCTCCGACGCGTTCTTCCCCTTCCCCGACGGCCTGGAGATCCTCACCGAGGCCGGCGTCAAGGCGGTTGTCCAGCCGGGCGGTTCGGTCCGCGACGAGCTGGTCGTCGAGGCGGCGAAGAAGGCGGGCGTGACGATGTACTTCACGGGGACGCGGCACTTCTTCCACTGATGCGCGACACGGGTGCCCCCTGACCGGGGGCACCCGTCGGGCTGTCAGTGCATTACCGGTCAGCGCTTGGCGCAGTACCCGGTGAAGTACCCGCTCTTGTTGAACCTCGGCCACTCCAAAGCGTCGCGGGTCAGCGGTCCGTAGATGCCGTCGTCACCGGTACCGGCCTCGGCCTGCGCGTCCCGGAGGGCGTTGTAGGTCTTTGTACCGAAGATCGTGTCGGCGTCCAGGCCCGCTCCGTAGCAATTGTTGAGCGCATTCTGCAGCGCTCGGACGTGGGGGCCCTGAGCGCCCTGGCTCATTTCGCAGGTGATGTTGCCACCGCTGGTGGTGGGCAGCTGGATGTAGGTGCTCTCCGTCTTCCAGATCGCGACGTTGGACGCGCAGGACGTGGCGGCCGTCGCCGTGCTCGGAGCGATGAGCCCCAGGCCGGAGAACATCAGGGTGGCGGCACCCAGCGATGCCAACTTCAGCTTCATGTACTTCCTCTCCACAGCTTGCGTGGCCCCAACTGTGAGTCAGGCCGGGGGAGAGCACTACCTCGAAAGTTCCAGGGCGGAATGGGCGATGGCCCGCCGGTCATCAGTCGGCGGGCCATCCGGTACTGCGGGCGGATGTCAGCTGCAGCCGCTGTTGCTCTTGTACGTCGCGTAGTGCCACACGTTCTTGTGGTAGAAGCGGTACTTGCCGTCGCCGGTGCGGAAGATGTCGAAGTAGTAGCGCGTGCCGTGGTAGCGGATCTTGTACTTGGTGGCGTTGGTGGAGCCGGTGCTGCGGTACTCCAGTTCGCCCGCGCGGGTGGAGGAGTTCCACTTGTCGTCGGCGGCGCCGAAGGTCTTGTTGCCGACCTTGCCGTCCTGGGTCAGACCCCAGGCCTTCTGCAACTGCTTGGTGGCGTAAGCGGTGTTCGAGTCGTACGTGCCGTCGATGTCGGCGTAGTCGTACAGGCTGCCGTTGCTCTCCTTGACGCCCTCCGCGTACAGGATGATCTGCCACAGGCAGGTCGCGTTGGTGTCCTTGTACGACGACGTCGACAGGGTGCCCTCGTCGGCGAAGTCGTCGTAGAAGGAGCCGCCACCGCTGACGTAGCCGCTGGACGCGGCCGCCGAGGCCGGGGAGGCGCTGATCGCGAGCGTCCCTGCGACGGCGGCGCTGATCGCGGCGGTGGCCAGACGGGTGCGGGTTATGCGGAAGTTCATTCGGGTCTTTCCCCCGTGGAAGTCGATATGGAAGTGGCGCTTGCCGTGATCATGATGACGGAGATCGTCGGGCGCGCGGTAGTTGCTTCTGTAACGGGGGTGCCCCAGTTCGGTCCTCAGTCGGCCGTGGCGACGCAGGACGCGGCCACGAGGTACGTCACGACCCAGACCGCCGCCATGATGAGGTCCTCACGGCCGAAGGACGCCGTGGTCATGCAGTCGAGGTTCTCGGCGTAGGCCGGATCCTCGGGGTCGTAGGCGATACGGAGTTCCTCGCCGACCTGGGGAACGCGCTCGCGGGTGCGGACGACGGCGCGGTATTCCCCTCGGTGCGGCTCCACCTGGAAGCCGCAGCGGATCCGCATCGGCCCTTCGGGCTCGGCCGGGTTGAGGATCTCCCGGCAGATCGCGGTCGCCGTCCGGCCGTGTTTGCGCAGTCGGCGTTCACGCCGCGCCCGCGGGGTCGCGAGCAGGGCGGACAGGATGCCGAGCACCGCGCAGAAGATGCCCAACCCCAGCTGCACCGGCCCCTCCGTCCGGCTCCGCCGCCGCTGTCCGGGTGGTGCCCCCGGCCATGGTGGGCGGAGGCGGACAACGACGCGGCGCCTGAAACGCTTCACGCCGATTGTTGCCCCGCGCCGCCGCGTCCGGCCATGCTGTTGCAGTTGAACGCAATTGCTGAGTTCACGGGGGAGAACGACATGCTCCGCGTCCACTTCAGCGATGCCGACCTGGCCAGAACCCGGTTGTGCACCGCCTCCGACCCGCTCTGGGACATCGCCACCAGTCTGCACCGCTTCCAGACCCGGCAGGGCCGCTGGGCCCACGCCGAGTGGTACCGCACCACCCGGCAACGGCTCCGGGAACGGGGGCTGGAGCGGGCGGTGCGCAGCATGCTGATCCCGCTTTACCGCAGGGCCGCCTACTTTCCCGACTTCCTGACGCCGTTCCGGGCCACCACGGACGGGCTGGACGCCGGTCTCGAAGCCATCCTCGCCACCCCCGGCCGGCGGGTCCGGGCCGAGGTCGCCCGCCTCGACCGCATCGTCGGGGCGCCCACCTGGGCCGCCCGGCTGGCCGAACGGTCGGCCCGCGAGGAACTGGTGCGGCTGCTGCGCGCCTATCACGCCGTAGCCGTCGCCCCGTACGAGGAACAGGTGCACGCCCGAGTCGAGGCGGAACGGGCGGCGCGGGCCCGGGAGTTGATGGACCGCGGGTTGGAGGGGATGCTGTCCGGGCTGGGGCCGTGGGTGCGCTGGGAGCGGCCCGTTCTGTACGCCGACTACAACCCCTCCGTGGACCGGGATCTGTATCTGGACGGACGCGGAATGCTGTTCGTCCCGGCGTACTTTCTCCTTGAGCGGCCGATCTCCTTCGCCGACCCGGGCCTGCCTCCCGTGATGGCCATTCCGCTCATCCACGAGCCGCAGGCCCCACCTCCGTCGCGGGCCCCCTTGACCGCCCTCCTCGGCCGGGCCCGCGCCGCGGTCCTCCACTCCGTTGCCCACGGCGCCACGACCGGGGAGATCGCGCGTGCCGTCGGCATCTCCGCGTCCTCCGCCAGCCGGCACGCGACGGCCTTACGGGATGCCGGACTCATCACCAGCAGACGGCACGGCGCGTCCGTACTGCACACGCTCACCCCCGTGGGGGCGGCGCTGCTGCGGGCCGGGCGGGCTCAGAAGAGTGAGCGCAGCACCCCCCACAGCGACGGACTGTAGGTACAGCTGCCGACCAGCTGATGCGAGAGCGGGGCGTAGGTGCCCGCCAGGTTTCCCTGGGCGTTCACGCCGGTGCAGCCGGTGCGCTGTGCGCTGCGGCGGCGGTCGAAGCCCGCGGGGTTGTAGTCGGTGCCGCGGTAGTACACGACGCCGTCGAGGTCACGGCTGCCCGCGATGTTGTTGAAGATCGACCGGATGGGGCTGTGCGCGGCCCACGCGCACGTCTTGTTGCCCGACTGCCAGTCCGGGTCGCTGTCCTTCCAGTGGCACATCTTCCCGTTGCCGTAGTGCTCGCTGAAGAAGCAGACGCTGTCGGCCGGGCAGCGCTCGTAGCCGTAGCCGGACGCCGGCGCTGCGGCCACCGCCACGGCTTCGTACACCGGCGTTCCGTCGTACTCGGTCGCCTGCTGGTGGGCGATTCCGGCCGCGATCCCGAGCGCGGTCGTGACCACGAGGAGCGTGGTGAGGACCCCGGCCAGGACCGGGTGCCGACGCCAGGAGAGGCGGCGCAGCCTCGGCAGACGGCGTGAACGGGCGACCCCGGCCGCCGCCTCCACCCGGCGCAGCAACGCCTCGGTGCCGATGCGCTCGGCGTGCGTACGGGCCAGACAGTCCCGGATGATCTCCTGCCAGGCGTCCGGGAGTTCGGGGGACAGACGCAGCTCCTCCGCACCCCGCGCATACCGCGTCGCCGCGTCGCCGCGGGCCTCCGTCGTGCCGCCCGGCAGCGGAAACGTGCCGGTCAGCACGACGTGGGCGAGGACCCCGAAGGCCCACACGTCCGCGGAGGGCCGGATCCGCGTCCCCCGCTCGTCCACCTCCGGCCAGAGCAGCTCCGGCGGGGTGTAGTCGGGGGTCGCGAAAGCGGGGGCGTAGGCGTGCGTGCCCTCCAGTTCGGCGGCCATGTTGAAGTCGGCAAGCCGTACCGAACCGTCCTTCATCAACAGCACGTTGGCGGGCTTGAGGTCACCGTGCACCCAGCCCGCGTGGTGCAGCTGCGCCAGCCCCTCGCAGATCTGCGCGAGCACGGGTCCGGGATCCTTGGGCGGTACGGCATCCAGGGACCCCTCGGCCTGTTCCAGTACGAGGACGGTGGCGCCGTCGAGTTCGGGATGCTCCGGGTCGTCGACGGTGAACGTCTCGTACATCCGGATCAGCCGCGGTGCCTGGAGGCGCCCGAGGAACTCGACCTCCCGCTCGGCCAGTTCGCGCAGGTGCCGGAGCTGACGGGGGGTGCGGGTGCCGGTGGGTAAGAACTTCAGGGCCGCGGTGCGGGGTGGGCCGTCGCCGGCGGTACGGCGTCCCGCGTACACGGTGGCGAACGCACCCGACGCCAGCGGCTCGCGGACCTCCCACTCCCCGACCCGGTAACCCTTCGGCACGACAACGGCGTACACCTGCTCGCCGCTCATCCGCACACCTCGCTCGCGGGCGCGGTCAGCACGATGAGGTCGTCCTCGCGGACCAGGTCGAAACGGAGGGCGAGGGAGACGAGGGTCTCCTTCTTGCCGTTGACGCGCTGACCGGGTTCCGCCGTGTCCGGGGCCGAGCGTAGCCGCAGCTTGAGCGCGAGGTAGTCGATGTTCCAGTAGACGGACGACCTGCTGACCGTCGGCCACACCGGGCGCAGCCGCTCCACGAGTTGCTCCACGGCGGGGAGCGGGGCGTGCGGTTCGCCGCGCAGACGGGGTTCGCACAGGGCGGCCAGGACCGCGAAGTAGCGCTTGGTGCGGTCGAGCGTGAAGGCGGGTGCCGTGAGGGCTCCGGAAAGCCCGGCCCTCAAGGTGCTGCGGAAGACATGGCGCGGCGCCCAGACGTCGAAGGTGAGCAGGTCACCGGCGGCGGGCAGGACGACCCGCGCGAACTCGAACGGCACCGGTGCGTCGACCCTGCCGGGGGCGACCTTGATGTGCTCGCCGGCGCCCTCCGGGTTCTCCACGACGTAGGTCTGGTCCTCGCTGAGATTGCTCAGCAGCCAGAAGTTGCGGTGCGCGGTGATCTCCCCGGCGATCCGGGGGACTCCCTCGTGCGCGATGGTCAGCCCGCCGTCCGCCCCTTCCCTGCCGAACGCGAGCCGCTCACCGGTGCCGATCCTGATCTGCCCGTCCGGACGTGCGCATGCCGGAGGCACGATGATGACGCTGTACATGGACTCGTCCCCTTGTCCGATCCCATGAGGGCCACCCTCCCCCAGTCCAACTTGGGGGAGGGTAAGCGATTTCGGTGAGAATCGAGAAAGGGTGTTCCGGGTTCGGTGTGTCGGCGGTGGCGTTACCAGGTGAGCCAGCTGATGACCGTGTCCGCCACGCCGTTGGCGGCCTCCGCCCCCTTGGCGCCGAACTTGCTCAGCAACTGACCCTTGCCGAAGAAGAGGCCGCTCAGCGCGAACTCACCGAGTGCGGCCCGGAAGTCGTCGCCTTCCACGCCGTATTCGACCCCTGTGAGGACCACCTTTGCTGCCGACAGGCCCAGCCCCAGGAGCGAGAGGCCCAGGCCGATCGGTGCAAGGGGAGTGAAGGAGAGGATGAGTCCGGCGGTCCCCACGATGGTGCCCCAGTGGCCGAGGACGTTCGCCCAGTCTCCGGCGTCCGAGACGTCCTCGGGCCAGATTCCCCAGTCCACATACCAGGGCTTGTCCTGCTCGGAGTTCTGTGACGGGTCCGTCCCGTTCCGCTCGTTCTCCAGCGCCTCTTGCGCTGCCTGCTGCGCGGCGGCCTCCAGCTCCGCCTGCCGCCTCGCCGCCGCGGTCTCCTGTGCCTGGCTCGCGGCGTCGGCGGCGGACTGTGCGTCCTGGCCGGCCTGGTCGGCGGATGCCTGCGCCTGGGCAGCCGAGCTCTGGGCGCTCGATGCGTGCGACACGGCCTGTTCCGCCGATGCCATCGCCTGTCGCATCGAGTAGTTGGCGCTGCGTGCCGCGCTGCGGGCCACCGACGCGGCCTGCTCGGCGCTCGCGGCGGACCGGGCGGCGTCGGCTGCCGACTTGTCGGCGGCATCCGCATTCGCCTTCGCCTGTTGAGCCGAGTTCGCGGCGTCCGTGGCGTAGTTCTTGGCCTTCGTCGCCCAATCGGACGCCTCGGTCGCGGCCTGGCGGGCCTCGGCTGCCGCCTTGGACGCGAGAGCGGCGTCCTCCAGGGCCTTCGCGGCGATCTTCGCGGCGTGGGCGATGGCGGCACGGACGGCGGCGACGTGGGTGGCGTGGTCGTGATCGAGGCGGGCGATGGTGAACTTGTCGTGGACGACGAAGTGCCGCCGCATCTGGGCGGGGCCCTCCAGGGCGATCTGCGCCGCGGACTTCATGTACAGGCCGCCCGAGTCGAGGAGGCGGAGGATCTCGACCCGGTCGTCCTCCTTCACGGCCTCCGGAAGCTCGATGGTGAGGAAGCGGTACAAGGCCGTGGCGCTTCCGTCGTTCAGCGCACCCTCGGCCTTGGCCCTGACAGCGGTGCCCGGGTTCTCGGCAAGGATCTTGAGCACGGCGACCCGATAGTCGGCTTCCGCCGCCGCGATGGCCCCGCTGGTGAGGAAGTCCGCAGCGGCGTCGGGACTGTCACTGGTCAGGGCCGTGTGCGCGGCGTCGGCGACGGACGCCCAGGACGCCTTGGCGACGGCCAGCACGGTCTCGCGGTCGTCCTGCCGCTGGGCGAGGACCCGGTCCGCGTCCACCCAGTTGAGGACGGACTCATCCGTACCCGCGAGCGCGAACTCGGCGGCCTCTCGGGTCCAAGTGCCGGTTGAGTCAAGGAGCTTGACCGCGGCCTTGCGGCCTGTCGTGGCCGCCGCGGAGGTGTCCCCGCCCTTCAGCGCCGACTCGGCCGCCGCGATGAGGTCCTTGATCTCCGAGGCCGTCTTGCCGGCCTGCGTCCGCTCCCGGTTGACCCGCTCGGCCTCCTCGGTATCGGCCTGTGCCCTGAGCCGGGCCTCCAGGACGCCCAGTTCGGTGTCCTGGGCGATGCGGGCGATCTCGGCGTCGCGAGCTGCCTGCTCCACTGCCTGCGCTTCCTTGACCGCGTCCGAGGCCGTCGTCGCCGCCTCCACCGCCGCAGCCGCATACGCCGTGGACCGCTTCGCGTACTCGATCGCCTTCCCCGCGTTCGCCGCGGCCTCGTCCGCCGCGTCCGCCGCCGCGTCCGCATGGTCGGCCGCGCTGTTGGCCGCGTCACAGGCCACCCGGGCCGCCGCCGCGGCGCGGTTCGCCAAGGTCTGCGCGGTGCCCGCGGCCCGGGTGGCGCGCGCCGCGGCGGCGTCCGCCTCGGCTGCCGCCTGCCGGGCCTTCGCGGCCTGGGACTGGGCGACGCCCGCCGAGGCTGCGGCGTCGGCCGCGGCGTTCGCGGCAGCCGCTGCGTTGCCCGCCGCGCTCGCGGCGGCCGAACCCGCGGCAGAGGCCTCCGCGGAGGCGACGGCGGCCTGGTCGGCGGCCGCCGCCGCGGTGCGCGCCTGGCCCGCGGCGGCCCGCGCACCCTCGGCCGCGGCTCGGGCAGCGGACGCCTTGGAGGCATCGGCGGACGCGGCGATCGCGGCGTTGTACGCGCGGGAGGCGGCGTTCCCGGCAGCGGCGGCGGCAGCGGCAGCCGCCTGTGCGGCCTGCGCCGCGCGCCCCGAAGCCGCCTGGGCCGTGCGGGACGCGGCGATCGCGGTGTTGGCCGCGCTCGCGGCACCCCGCGCCGCACTCGCCGCGTCGTTCGCCGCCTTGGCCGACTTCGCCACGTCCTCCTTGGCCGCCAGCGCCTCCGCCGCCGCCTTCAGAGCCGCGGCCTTGGCTTTCTCGGCCGCATCCTTCGCGCGCGCGGAGGCGGCGACGGCCTGCTCCGTCTGGAGCTTCGCCCGCCTGCCCTCGCGCTGCACGATGGCGACCAACTGGCCGATCGTCGCGGCCTCTTCGTCACGGGCACGGGCGATGTACTGGCCGGAGGACAGGAATTGGCCGATGGCCTCTGGCGAGCCGTCGTTCAGTGCGCGCTCGGCGTACTTCTTCACCTCGGGGGAGGTGGTGCCCAGCATGGTGAGGACCGCGACCCGGTCGTCCTCCCGCTGTGCGGTGTACTGCGTGTCGGTCAGGAAGGTCCGCAGCGCCGCCCAGGTGCCGGTCTCCAGCGCCTGGGCG of the Streptomyces sp. NBC_00287 genome contains:
- a CDS encoding ALF repeat-containing protein, with amino-acid sequence MSPSLWSRRRILASLAGATAASALPSALTLTAAPAYAAEPDPSGTYNGLPDTERGRVVWAYKIGGRAVREAAAAALAVGTPAAVTDFLTNRLPAARAEDNRFAVISSLAYAGKATRAAANTAIGAGDDAVAAFLSDGHEAPVLEDLRVEVLTVSNHGASAVKKAAAQALETGTWAALRTFLTDTQYTAQREDDRVAVLTMLGTTSPEVKKYAERALNDGSPEAIGQFLSSGQYIARARDEEAATIGQLVAIVQREGRRAKLQTEQAVAASARAKDAAEKAKAAALKAAAEALAAKEDVAKSAKAANDAASAARGAASAANTAIAASRTAQAASGRAAQAAQAAAAAAAAAGNAASRAYNAAIAASADASKASAARAAAEGARAAAGQARTAAAAADQAAVASAEASAAGSAAASAAGNAAAAANAAADAAASAGVAQSQAAKARQAAAEADAAAARATRAAGTAQTLANRAAAAARVACDAANSAADHADAAADAADEAAANAGKAIEYAKRSTAYAAAAVEAATTASDAVKEAQAVEQAARDAEIARIAQDTELGVLEARLRAQADTEEAERVNRERTQAGKTASEIKDLIAAAESALKGGDTSAAATTGRKAAVKLLDSTGTWTREAAEFALAGTDESVLNWVDADRVLAQRQDDRETVLAVAKASWASVADAAHTALTSDSPDAAADFLTSGAIAAAEADYRVAVLKILAENPGTAVRAKAEGALNDGSATALYRFLTIELPEAVKEDDRVEILRLLDSGGLYMKSAAQIALEGPAQMRRHFVVHDKFTIARLDHDHATHVAAVRAAIAHAAKIAAKALEDAALASKAAAEARQAATEASDWATKAKNYATDAANSAQQAKANADAADKSAADAARSAASAEQAASVARSAARSANYSMRQAMASAEQAVSHASSAQSSAAQAQASADQAGQDAQSAADAASQAQETAAARRQAELEAAAQQAAQEALENERNGTDPSQNSEQDKPWYVDWGIWPEDVSDAGDWANVLGHWGTIVGTAGLILSFTPLAPIGLGLSLLGLGLSAAKVVLTGVEYGVEGDDFRAALGEFALSGLFFGKGQLLSKFGAKGAEAANGVADTVISWLTW